In the Arthrobacter sp. 31Y genome, one interval contains:
- a CDS encoding DUF2505 domain-containing protein: MALSASTTLPHSVDRVAAVFVNEDFLRHTSEYVGGSLESFTVDGDTAGAFTTTTVRTLPTTRLPDIARKFVGETLKVTQTEKWEAPAADGSRSSTIALKISGAPLDVTAVQRLVAEGASTRIELEGNVTSSVPFLGGKIADAAEPMVGKALGVQSQQAQAWLESH, encoded by the coding sequence ATGGCCCTGAGTGCATCCACCACCCTGCCCCACAGCGTTGACCGCGTAGCCGCAGTCTTCGTGAACGAAGATTTCCTGCGTCACACCAGCGAATACGTGGGCGGCTCCTTGGAATCGTTCACCGTTGACGGCGACACCGCCGGCGCCTTCACCACCACCACGGTTCGCACGCTGCCCACCACGCGCCTGCCGGACATCGCCCGCAAGTTCGTTGGCGAAACGCTGAAGGTTACCCAGACCGAGAAGTGGGAAGCACCGGCTGCCGACGGTTCGCGGTCCAGCACTATTGCCCTGAAGATCTCCGGCGCTCCGCTCGATGTCACTGCGGTCCAGCGCCTTGTGGCCGAAGGCGCCAGCACCCGGATCGAACTCGAGGGCAACGTCACTTCCTCGGTGCCGTTCCTCGGTGGCAAGATCGCCGATGCCGCCGAGCCCATGGTGGGCAAGGCACTGGGCGTCCAGTCGCAGCAGGCGCAGGCCTGGCTCGAAAGCCACTAG
- a CDS encoding SCO4848 family membrane protein, with product MEIPAILAVVLIVAGVWSLVVWPQFLKRVMKDPRARDAAGKATKFLTVHVVLVTISMVLGLATAGIGIAGLVA from the coding sequence GTGGAGATCCCCGCAATCCTGGCGGTAGTCCTGATCGTTGCCGGCGTCTGGTCCCTGGTGGTGTGGCCCCAGTTCCTGAAGCGCGTCATGAAGGACCCGCGCGCCCGCGATGCCGCCGGGAAGGCCACCAAGTTCCTCACGGTCCACGTTGTGCTGGTCACCATCTCCATGGTGCTCGGACTGGCGACGGCGGGCATAGGGATCGCGGGCCTGGTCGCCTAA
- the nhaA gene encoding Na+/H+ antiporter NhaA: protein MPQPAKQPTAPEPDSSSSSKVFSRSSYPEYRRILSILRTETVGGALLLAATVVALIWANSPAAEGYFALRDVKIGYEPWHLELSLGHWASDGLLAVFFFLAGLELKREFVAGELRKPAKAVVPVAAAVGGVVVPALIFVLFNLGSPETLQGWAIPTATDIAFALAVLAVINTHLPAALRTFLLTLAVVDDLIAIGIIAFFYSSGIQPLMLLAALVPLGLFFFLVQKRIRSWYLLLPLALATWGFVHASGIHATVAGVLLGFAVPVLASGKKGEPAEGLAEYLEHKLRPFSAGFAVPVFAFFSAGVALGGVEGMGAALSDPVALGIVAALVVGKAVGVFGTTFLVTKTTRASLDSGIAWIDLFGLALLAGIGFTVSLLIGELSFGAGSAHNDHAKVAILAGSLISALLAAVVLKARNRRYRQVQADEERDDDGDGVPDVFARA, encoded by the coding sequence GTGCCCCAGCCAGCGAAGCAGCCCACAGCACCCGAGCCCGACTCCAGCAGCTCCAGCAAAGTCTTCTCCCGCTCCAGTTATCCCGAGTACCGCAGGATCCTGTCCATTCTCCGCACGGAAACGGTCGGCGGCGCTCTCCTCCTGGCAGCCACAGTGGTGGCGCTCATTTGGGCAAACTCCCCCGCAGCAGAGGGCTACTTCGCACTCCGCGACGTCAAGATCGGCTATGAACCCTGGCATCTTGAGCTGAGCTTGGGCCATTGGGCCTCGGACGGCCTGCTTGCGGTGTTCTTCTTCCTGGCCGGGCTTGAACTCAAACGAGAATTCGTGGCCGGGGAACTCCGTAAACCCGCCAAAGCCGTTGTCCCCGTCGCCGCAGCTGTTGGTGGTGTGGTAGTTCCCGCCCTGATCTTCGTCCTCTTCAACCTTGGATCACCGGAAACCCTGCAAGGCTGGGCCATTCCCACGGCCACCGACATCGCCTTTGCCCTTGCGGTGTTGGCGGTCATCAACACGCACCTGCCCGCCGCGCTCCGGACGTTCCTTCTGACGCTCGCCGTAGTGGACGACCTCATCGCCATCGGTATCATCGCCTTCTTCTACTCCAGCGGTATTCAGCCCTTGATGCTGCTCGCGGCGCTGGTGCCCCTTGGCCTCTTCTTCTTCCTCGTCCAAAAACGCATCCGCAGCTGGTACCTGTTGCTTCCGCTCGCCTTGGCCACGTGGGGCTTTGTCCATGCCTCCGGGATCCACGCCACCGTGGCCGGGGTGCTGTTGGGCTTCGCCGTCCCGGTCCTGGCCAGCGGGAAAAAGGGTGAACCTGCCGAGGGCCTGGCCGAGTACCTCGAGCACAAGCTTCGCCCGTTCTCGGCCGGCTTTGCCGTGCCCGTCTTTGCGTTCTTCTCGGCCGGCGTGGCCTTGGGCGGCGTGGAGGGCATGGGCGCCGCGCTCAGCGATCCCGTGGCGTTGGGCATTGTGGCGGCGCTGGTGGTGGGCAAGGCCGTGGGCGTCTTCGGCACCACCTTCCTGGTCACCAAAACCACCCGCGCGAGCCTGGATTCCGGCATTGCCTGGATCGACCTCTTCGGTCTGGCACTTCTGGCCGGCATCGGCTTTACTGTCTCATTGCTGATAGGCGAGTTGAGCTTCGGCGCTGGCTCCGCCCACAACGACCACGCCAAGGTGGCCATCCTGGCAGGTTCCCTGATCTCGGCGCTGCTCGCCGCCGTCGTGCTTAAAGCCCGCAACCGGCGGTACCGCCAGGTCCAGGCGGATGAAGAACGGGACGACGACGGCGACGGCGTACCTGACGTCTTTGCCCGCGCCTGA
- a CDS encoding SDR family oxidoreductase, translating to MQPSEATHSNTPQETKTVLVTGATGYIGGRLVPRLLEAGHRVKVLVRTPQKIADVPWHHDVEIIENSLSDAEGLTEALEGVDVLYYLVHSMASGSGFEAKEEAMARLVAGSAADAGVDRIVYLGGLHPENTELSTHMRSRETVGRVFLESPVNAVVFQAGVVIGSGSASFEMIRHLAETLPVMPAPSWVNNRVEAIAVRDVLHYLVAAAALPEKVNRSFDIGSRDVLKYKDMMNQYAVERGLPRRLVIALPVPAPKLAGLWVALVTPIPLSMSLPLVQSLQHDAVSREHDVDNYFPQPDGGLTPYRRAVALALGKERDVQVETTWANAGIDADPLPSDPDWAGYKVFLDERTFHSEAKPEHVWTIIEGIGGKNGWYSLPLAWRVRGWLDKLQGGAGLLRGRRHPKTLNTGEVVDWWRVEAIDRGHLLRLRAEMRAPGGAWLELSVEPDGSGSLYKQRAIFFPRGLAGRLYWLGVYPFHGFIFPSMARNISAAAIDLQEAERKQGSGVSTETP from the coding sequence TTGCAGCCTTCGGAAGCTACGCATTCCAATACCCCACAGGAGACCAAGACAGTGCTGGTCACCGGCGCCACCGGCTACATTGGCGGGCGCCTGGTCCCCCGGCTCCTTGAAGCCGGTCACCGTGTCAAAGTCCTGGTCCGGACACCACAGAAAATTGCCGATGTTCCCTGGCACCACGACGTTGAGATCATCGAAAACAGCCTGTCCGATGCCGAAGGACTCACCGAGGCGTTGGAGGGCGTCGATGTCCTCTACTACCTGGTCCACTCGATGGCCTCCGGGAGCGGTTTCGAGGCCAAAGAAGAGGCGATGGCCAGGCTCGTGGCCGGTTCCGCGGCAGATGCCGGTGTAGACAGGATCGTCTACCTGGGCGGGCTGCACCCGGAGAATACCGAGCTGTCCACGCACATGCGATCCCGCGAGACCGTGGGCCGGGTGTTCCTGGAATCGCCAGTGAACGCCGTGGTGTTCCAAGCCGGCGTGGTGATCGGTTCAGGATCGGCGTCGTTCGAGATGATCCGGCACTTGGCCGAAACCCTGCCCGTCATGCCCGCACCCAGTTGGGTTAACAACCGGGTTGAAGCCATCGCAGTCCGTGATGTGCTCCACTACCTTGTGGCTGCTGCTGCGCTTCCGGAGAAAGTGAACCGCTCTTTCGACATTGGGTCCCGGGACGTCCTGAAATACAAGGACATGATGAACCAGTACGCCGTGGAGCGCGGGCTCCCCCGGCGGTTGGTCATAGCCCTTCCGGTGCCCGCTCCCAAGCTCGCCGGCCTGTGGGTGGCCTTGGTGACTCCCATTCCGTTGTCCATGTCCCTGCCTTTGGTGCAGTCGCTGCAGCACGACGCAGTGTCGCGGGAGCACGACGTCGACAATTATTTCCCGCAGCCCGACGGCGGCCTGACCCCTTATCGCCGCGCCGTCGCTTTGGCACTCGGCAAGGAAAGGGACGTCCAGGTGGAGACCACGTGGGCGAATGCCGGCATTGACGCTGATCCCCTGCCGAGCGACCCCGACTGGGCCGGCTACAAAGTCTTCCTGGACGAGCGGACCTTCCACAGCGAGGCCAAGCCTGAACATGTGTGGACCATCATTGAGGGCATCGGCGGGAAGAATGGCTGGTACTCCCTTCCCTTGGCTTGGCGGGTCCGGGGTTGGTTGGACAAGTTGCAAGGCGGGGCGGGGCTCTTGCGCGGACGCAGGCACCCCAAAACCCTGAACACGGGCGAGGTAGTGGACTGGTGGAGGGTGGAAGCGATCGACCGCGGACACCTGCTGCGTTTACGCGCCGAGATGCGGGCCCCGGGCGGCGCCTGGCTTGAGTTGTCGGTAGAGCCCGACGGCAGCGGGAGCCTCTACAAACAGCGCGCTATCTTCTTCCCCCGCGGTTTGGCAGGGAGGCTCTACTGGTTGGGCGTTTATCCTTTCCACGGCTTCATTTTCCCGTCCATGGCCAGGAACATTTCGGCGGCTGCGATAGACCTTCAGGAAGCGGAGCGGAAGCAGGGTTCAGGGGTGTCTACTGAGACCCCGTAG